GTACGCACGGTCTCCAAGATCGCACTGCGGTCCATGGCTTCCAGGAAAGCGTCGTTCTTGCCCTGGTCGCCGGTCAGCTCGATGGTGTAGCTCTTTTCGGTCACATCGATGATGCGGCCGCGGAAGATGTCGGCCATGCGCTTCATTTCTTCGCGCTCTTTGCCCACGGCACGCACCTTGACCATCATCAACTCGCGCTCGGTGTAGGCACCTTCGGTCAGATCGACCACCTTGACCACCTCGATGAGGCGGTTCAGGTGCTTGGTGATCTGTTCGATCACGTCGTCGGAGCCGGAAGTCTGGATGGTCATGCGCGACAGTGTCGCGTCTTCGGTGGGAGCCACCGTGAGCGACTCGATGTTGTAGCCCCGGGCAGAGAACAGGCCCACGACGCGGGAAAGAGCA
This sequence is a window from Rhodoferax sp. WC2427. Protein-coding genes within it:
- the ilvN gene encoding acetolactate synthase small subunit — protein: MKHIIAVLLENEPGALSRVVGLFSARGYNIESLTVAPTEDATLSRMTIQTSGSDDVIEQITKHLNRLIEVVKVVDLTEGAYTERELMMVKVRAVGKEREEMKRMADIFRGRIIDVTEKSYTIELTGDQGKNDAFLEAMDRSAILETVRTGASGIGRGERILRV